In Fluviispira sanaruensis, a genomic segment contains:
- a CDS encoding sensor histidine kinase, giving the protein MSSKSKTLKVYFIQAILLSALVPFLFSIWLLWTILQSSNEKIKSANDHLGQSYLLQLVDTFHKIQSAAYMVALSEGLNSYFQSTIDNESSHKKQLESVIQSARDALCYKETRWVIYGSRGKALIQIPTQNFYPTQMPNIGNDAEFSINVKRNEIEFILPLSYQLNPISKRLKNNLGFIYITVPMTEIKRQFPNLIHIYKVSSSLDIKDFKVFFKLETQKENNLYFLYVYIFIILVLLSVAIYWGVKLFQKRIVEKLLSLRARVLNEMNYTDKRKINNELDSLSITFEFYLKYTMFLQYEIRKSSQLAAVGNLAHSIAHDVRRPFSNLYFFLQELKNCNQIKQVGFLIKEFEPAFTESKNYIEHLLNEVMDAGITKLNISEKVKLEDLLFKTFLTIGNIKENKKIEIEYEFSHSFYLDIDEVRIMRVILNIISNAVEAILEQGKIWIHTEDIKVENQDYVEVSIGNSNSFIEKEYLHTIFDPFYTMNKEKGTGLGLSIAQKIIKLHGGDIECFSEFDKGVEFIFYLPANKEKYNPYYSKLPKKLIGNKLKAIQTKTNMEKSTFVLIDDDPLVGRSWKRYLGNIDFIAFTSPEEFFNHVNKVENFVKNISILVTDYYFGSKSDYDFFVFARSLRDIYFNKIFLSSDVQITDYKMLDELGIIKIDKRPHSIKELLSII; this is encoded by the coding sequence ATGAGTTCCAAATCAAAGACACTTAAAGTTTATTTTATTCAGGCAATCCTTCTCTCAGCTTTAGTTCCTTTTCTCTTTTCTATTTGGTTATTGTGGACAATATTACAAAGTTCAAATGAAAAAATAAAGTCTGCAAATGATCATCTCGGGCAAAGCTATTTACTTCAGTTGGTAGACACATTTCATAAGATTCAAAGTGCAGCTTATATGGTTGCACTGTCTGAAGGTCTAAATTCTTATTTTCAATCCACTATCGACAATGAATCTTCCCACAAAAAACAACTGGAAAGTGTAATTCAATCGGCAAGAGATGCGCTGTGTTATAAGGAGACTCGTTGGGTTATTTATGGGTCACGTGGAAAAGCATTGATACAAATTCCAACACAAAATTTTTATCCCACGCAAATGCCTAATATTGGCAATGACGCAGAATTTAGTATCAATGTGAAGCGGAATGAGATTGAATTTATTTTACCTCTTTCTTATCAGCTGAATCCTATATCGAAAAGACTAAAAAATAATTTAGGGTTTATATATATAACAGTGCCGATGACTGAAATAAAAAGGCAATTTCCAAACTTAATTCATATTTATAAAGTTTCGAGTAGCCTAGATATCAAAGATTTTAAGGTTTTTTTTAAATTAGAGACACAGAAAGAAAATAATCTTTATTTCCTATATGTTTATATTTTTATTATTCTAGTGCTCTTATCTGTGGCTATTTATTGGGGTGTTAAGTTATTTCAAAAAAGAATCGTTGAAAAACTTTTGTCATTGAGGGCAAGGGTCTTGAATGAAATGAATTACACAGATAAGCGCAAAATAAATAATGAACTCGATTCTTTATCAATTACATTTGAATTTTATCTAAAATACACCATGTTTTTACAATATGAAATTAGAAAAAGTTCTCAACTCGCTGCTGTTGGTAATTTAGCGCATTCAATTGCGCATGATGTGCGGAGACCCTTTTCAAATCTCTATTTTTTCTTGCAAGAATTAAAAAACTGTAACCAAATTAAGCAGGTCGGTTTCCTTATTAAAGAATTTGAACCTGCATTTACGGAATCAAAAAATTATATCGAACATTTATTAAATGAAGTTATGGATGCTGGTATCACTAAACTCAATATATCTGAGAAAGTTAAACTAGAAGATCTACTCTTCAAAACTTTTTTAACAATCGGTAATATTAAAGAGAATAAAAAAATAGAGATTGAATATGAATTTTCACATAGTTTTTATTTAGATATCGATGAAGTAAGAATTATGCGGGTTATTTTAAATATTATTTCGAATGCAGTGGAAGCAATCCTTGAGCAAGGCAAAATTTGGATTCATACAGAAGACATAAAAGTTGAAAATCAGGATTATGTAGAAGTCTCTATTGGGAATTCAAACTCGTTTATTGAAAAAGAATATTTGCATACTATATTTGATCCATTTTATACGATGAATAAAGAAAAAGGTACAGGTTTAGGCCTTTCAATAGCACAAAAAATTATAAAATTGCATGGTGGTGATATTGAATGTTTTTCTGAGTTTGATAAAGGTGTTGAATTTATTTTTTATTTGCCAGCAAACAAGGAAAAATATAATCCTTATTATTCTAAACTACCCAAGAAATTAATAGGCAACAAGTTAAAAGCCATTCAGACAAAAACGAATATGGAAAAATCAACTTTTGTCTTAATAGATGATGATCCACTCGTCGGTAGATCTTGGAAACGATATTTAGGTAATATTGATTTTATAGCTTTTACATCTCCGGAAGAATTTTTTAATCATGTGAATAAAGTAGAAAATTTTGTTAAAAACATTTCAATTCTTGTCACAGACTATTATTTTGGCTCAAAATCTGATTATGATTTCTTTGTCTTTGCAAGGAGTTTGCGAGATATTTATTTCAACAAAATATTTTTATCGAGTGATGTCCAAATAACTGATTATAAAATGTTGGATGAATTAGGGATAATTAAGATCGATAAGAGGCCCCATTCTATAAAAGAACTTTTGTCAATTATATAG
- a CDS encoding S24 family peptidase, with protein sequence MKQMQEKDKIILRIKHIRKNILKMPAQKLAEIAGINVSSIRNWERGKIDFLTSISMNNIIKVFESAGIFVTQDWLRSGVGVSPCRYSEIKDVTILGFEEENLFRSIKKKMGQDVIVVSIQDESMAPMAHTGDRIGGVIIKDEIEKNNDKNCIVKYDDEKIIVRKLQVQANIYSLHSLTEDEVIYPKEIKWIAPVSRRWIY encoded by the coding sequence ATGAAGCAAATGCAAGAAAAAGATAAAATAATATTAAGAATAAAGCATATTAGAAAAAATATATTAAAAATGCCCGCCCAAAAACTTGCTGAAATTGCTGGCATTAATGTCAGTAGTATTCGAAATTGGGAGAGAGGGAAAATAGATTTTTTAACAAGTATTTCAATGAATAACATCATCAAAGTTTTTGAGTCAGCTGGAATTTTTGTAACTCAAGACTGGCTGCGCTCAGGAGTAGGCGTAAGCCCATGCAGATATTCAGAAATAAAAGATGTTACCATACTAGGCTTTGAAGAAGAAAATCTGTTTCGCAGTATTAAGAAAAAAATGGGGCAGGATGTTATAGTCGTCAGTATCCAAGATGAATCAATGGCGCCAATGGCACACACCGGTGATCGAATAGGTGGCGTTATTATAAAAGATGAAATTGAAAAAAACAATGATAAAAATTGTATTGTAAAATACGATGATGAAAAAATAATAGTGCGCAAATTACAAGTGCAAGCAAATATTTATTCTTTGCACTCATTAACCGAAGATGAAGTTATTTATCCAAAAGAAATAAAATGGATTGCCCCTGTATCGCGCAGATGGATATATTGA
- a CDS encoding M12 family metallopeptidase: MKISLKKYLISPILILSFASPLLAEAGNRNKRSTPTFSKYFWTDGKIPYRIEDYHFTEQEINKIKEQMRYLESIANIIFTPVNYHFTGNHITIINGKGCSSIVGMVRPGQPLSLNSKGCFSKGTIQHELLHALGFHHEQSRFDRDKHVKINPHNVISDKIYNENFYTAGEESVRFGEYDLKSIMHYNTHSFGKMYYDKDSQNYVIFPVIERVNSNEIITRANELSDGDKDGLIKAYGPAKTDIAKTTEITNKTNKLDTENSKTIEEKAYLSNKHILLYALDNQTYYRLTYIGYNNKPFLTEVVPVNPNFVNSGIYHPIKIRDYEWIVVSAHRYANYIELNTKYFHVRKAKIPNSCFMTWENKIDKCTR, from the coding sequence ATGAAGATTTCTTTAAAAAAATATTTAATCTCGCCTATTTTAATTTTAAGTTTTGCCTCTCCACTTCTTGCTGAAGCGGGCAATCGCAATAAACGAAGCACTCCAACTTTTAGTAAATACTTTTGGACTGATGGAAAAATTCCTTATCGTATCGAAGACTATCATTTCACTGAACAAGAAATAAATAAAATTAAAGAACAAATGCGTTACCTTGAAAGTATAGCTAATATAATATTCACCCCGGTAAATTACCATTTTACAGGCAACCATATCACAATAATAAATGGAAAAGGTTGCTCAAGCATTGTCGGAATGGTCCGCCCAGGACAACCATTATCACTTAATTCAAAAGGCTGTTTTTCCAAGGGAACAATTCAACATGAATTGTTACATGCTCTTGGTTTTCATCATGAGCAAAGTCGTTTTGACCGAGACAAACATGTTAAGATTAATCCCCATAACGTTATATCTGATAAAATTTATAATGAAAATTTTTATACAGCGGGCGAAGAATCTGTTCGCTTTGGCGAATATGATTTAAAATCTATTATGCATTACAATACCCATTCTTTTGGGAAAATGTATTATGACAAAGATAGTCAAAATTATGTTATATTTCCTGTTATTGAAAGAGTAAATTCCAATGAAATCATAACAAGAGCGAACGAATTAAGTGATGGAGATAAGGATGGACTCATAAAAGCCTATGGCCCAGCCAAAACTGACATTGCTAAAACCACTGAAATAACAAATAAAACTAATAAACTAGATACTGAAAATTCGAAAACAATCGAGGAGAAAGCCTATTTAAGTAACAAGCATATTTTACTCTATGCTTTGGATAATCAAACTTATTATCGCCTAACATATATTGGTTACAATAATAAACCTTTTCTTACGGAAGTTGTGCCTGTCAATCCAAATTTTGTTAACTCAGGAATTTATCATCCTATCAAAATACGAGATTATGAATGGATTGTTGTGTCTGCACACAGATATGCAAATTATATAGAGTTAAATACCAAGTATTTTCATGTGAGAAAGGCAAAAATTCCTAATTCTTGTTTTATGACTTGGGAAAATAAAATAGATAAATGTACTCGATAA
- a CDS encoding TldD/PmbA family protein, producing the protein MSLQIEQLVKETKKIASDLNIEKFDIFGTEKEESSASAKDKKPFSLTSSIRSSLILRVWNQNQQMGVTRTSNLTTEGLSEAFDLAKSSAEFGSRENIYEFSPECHTKTMINHEKKELKELTPIQELMHGAISAEEKILNASLDFKSVPYNKVSEAKSSRFYFNSEGAIKIEENQISFCYFYPLAHEKDRKPRQSGHLELASSFANLDILTCAEKAIKKTKDHLNYTSIQNGKYPVVFSPEAFLDLVNAFANFMNAQNILDKKSLCHQDSIGQALAANDFCLVDSPLHPLNMSKSYFDEEGTPTRELTIIENGVLKNFIHSSFTAKKMGYAVTGHANIGAKVTVSPHFLYIKSSNKNIEKKDYLNENNLIYVESVSALHAGVNELQGSFSLPFDGFYINDKQKVSIEAATVAGDFLSLLKDIYYIGDEEFAVPNGISPIVWVKSLSITGL; encoded by the coding sequence ATGTCACTTCAAATTGAACAACTCGTAAAAGAAACTAAAAAAATTGCAAGTGATCTTAATATTGAAAAATTCGATATTTTTGGCACAGAAAAAGAAGAAAGTTCTGCAAGCGCAAAAGATAAAAAACCATTTTCCTTAACTTCTTCCATCCGCTCCTCTCTTATTTTAAGGGTTTGGAACCAAAATCAGCAAATGGGTGTTACGCGCACTTCCAATTTGACTACAGAAGGACTTTCTGAAGCTTTTGATTTAGCCAAATCTTCTGCAGAATTTGGCTCTCGAGAAAATATTTATGAATTTAGCCCTGAATGTCATACTAAGACAATGATAAATCATGAGAAAAAAGAATTAAAAGAGCTCACACCTATTCAGGAATTAATGCACGGAGCTATTTCAGCAGAGGAAAAAATACTCAATGCATCGCTTGATTTTAAAAGCGTGCCTTATAATAAAGTCTCAGAAGCAAAATCTTCACGCTTTTATTTTAACAGTGAAGGCGCAATTAAAATTGAAGAAAATCAAATTTCTTTCTGCTATTTTTACCCACTTGCGCATGAAAAAGATAGAAAACCACGTCAGTCAGGTCATTTGGAATTAGCCAGCTCGTTTGCAAATCTCGATATTTTGACTTGCGCTGAAAAAGCTATAAAAAAAACAAAAGATCATCTAAATTATACTTCAATACAAAATGGCAAATATCCTGTCGTCTTTTCACCAGAAGCTTTTCTTGATTTAGTAAATGCCTTTGCTAATTTCATGAATGCACAAAATATCCTTGATAAAAAAAGTTTGTGCCATCAAGACAGTATTGGTCAAGCACTTGCTGCAAATGATTTCTGTCTAGTGGATTCACCATTGCATCCACTAAATATGAGTAAAAGTTATTTTGATGAAGAAGGCACACCAACAAGGGAACTGACGATTATCGAAAATGGTGTTCTGAAAAACTTTATCCATAGTAGCTTTACGGCTAAAAAAATGGGTTATGCGGTTACTGGTCATGCAAATATCGGTGCAAAAGTAACAGTTTCTCCCCATTTTTTATATATTAAAAGCAGTAACAAGAATATTGAAAAAAAAGATTATCTAAATGAAAATAATCTTATTTACGTCGAGTCTGTTTCTGCATTGCATGCAGGCGTGAATGAATTACAAGGTTCTTTCTCTCTCCCTTTTGATGGATTTTATATAAATGATAAGCAAAAAGTAAGTATTGAAGCCGCAACTGTTGCAGGAGATTTCTTAAGTCTATTAAAAGATATTTATTATATAGGTGATGAAGAATTTGCCGTTCCAAATGGAATTTCCCCAATAGTATGGGTAAAAAGCCTATCGATTACTGGTCTTTAA
- a CDS encoding TldD/PmbA family protein has product MDNISQKNHIMHAASFDNTWREPLSILLGIGRAAGADFIEFFLQRGNYLSALIENGQVTAINPALSLGAGVRVFKGKEDCYVSTNDLSFKGLKIILEKALNIHALNLEHNRIIPEINLEPLRDYVEIKEKSNWLAQCSSVRELCDSLMQMNLAQQKSTKHLQSATTNGFRDWQEVLVASSEGIFARDIRLNQSLSTQVFCEDGAHRTSSHIRSGDAANPNFFRKINTQEISEKLAESSGHMLHADFISSGNYPVILANQFGGVIFHEACGHLLETTAIQRNSTPFLDKKGEKIAHENLTAWDEGSWENGFGSIDMDDEGMPAQKTLLIENGILRNFLCDRAGHLLTGHPRTGSGRRQNYTFAPASRMRNTYIAHGNYSKEDMFSSIDKGIYCKKLGGGSVGSTGDFNFAVEEAWLIENGKVTKPVKGATLIGQAPEVMQRISMSGNDLEISAGFCGSVSGSVYVTVGQPHIKVDSITVGGR; this is encoded by the coding sequence ATGGATAACATTTCTCAAAAAAATCACATTATGCACGCTGCATCTTTTGACAACACTTGGAGAGAGCCACTTTCTATATTACTTGGAATAGGCCGCGCTGCTGGCGCTGATTTTATAGAATTTTTTCTACAAAGAGGAAATTATTTAAGCGCTTTAATTGAAAATGGACAAGTAACCGCAATAAATCCTGCATTAAGCTTAGGAGCAGGAGTTCGTGTTTTCAAAGGAAAAGAAGATTGTTACGTTTCTACAAATGATCTGAGCTTTAAAGGTCTTAAAATTATTTTAGAAAAAGCACTCAATATCCACGCTCTCAATCTCGAACATAATAGAATAATACCAGAAATAAACCTAGAGCCTTTACGTGATTATGTTGAAATAAAAGAAAAATCAAATTGGTTAGCACAATGCAGCTCAGTAAGAGAATTGTGTGATTCTCTTATGCAAATGAATTTAGCACAACAAAAATCAACAAAGCACTTACAGAGTGCTACGACAAATGGGTTCAGAGATTGGCAAGAAGTCTTAGTAGCCTCGAGTGAAGGTATATTTGCGAGAGATATTCGCCTCAATCAATCGCTCTCTACCCAAGTATTTTGTGAAGACGGTGCTCATAGAACATCTTCGCATATACGTTCTGGCGATGCAGCAAATCCAAATTTCTTTAGAAAGATAAACACACAAGAAATTTCTGAAAAGCTTGCTGAAAGCTCTGGACATATGCTGCATGCTGATTTTATATCCTCGGGTAATTATCCTGTTATCTTAGCCAATCAATTTGGTGGGGTTATTTTCCATGAAGCTTGTGGACATTTACTCGAAACGACTGCAATACAAAGAAATTCTACTCCATTTTTAGACAAAAAAGGTGAGAAAATTGCCCATGAAAATCTCACAGCTTGGGATGAAGGAAGTTGGGAAAATGGTTTTGGCTCAATAGATATGGATGACGAAGGAATGCCCGCACAAAAAACTCTGCTCATAGAAAATGGAATTTTAAGAAATTTTCTTTGTGACAGAGCTGGTCATCTTTTAACGGGCCATCCGCGGACTGGCAGTGGGCGCAGACAAAATTACACATTTGCCCCTGCAAGTCGCATGCGAAACACCTATATTGCTCATGGCAATTACTCAAAAGAAGATATGTTTTCAAGCATAGACAAGGGTATTTATTGCAAGAAATTAGGCGGAGGCAGTGTGGGCAGTACGGGTGATTTCAATTTCGCTGTCGAAGAAGCTTGGTTGATCGAAAATGGTAAGGTAACAAAACCAGTCAAAGGCGCAACGCTGATTGGCCAAGCCCCAGAAGTCATGCAACGGATTTCAATGTCTGGCAATGATCTTGAAATATCTGCTGGATTTTGCGGATCAGTTAGTGGAAGTGTTTATGTGACAGTTGGACAACCACATATTAAAGTCGATTCGATTACTGTCGGTGGCCGATAA
- a CDS encoding transporter substrate-binding domain-containing protein, translated as MNFHFKMLDYKIFLIYKFNIFLRYFSFFILMISSRQVYANQTITLMTPPSPAEFYVNVAKELFKISNTEYRQEIHPLPDIFNIMKTVDQENPKIYSTVAILNEKNLNTFYNTGHIANIQTAFFSLKEAKLNINSLESAKKLNKICVWLDSVLYKYLISQGFENLAPVPTVAQCADNLYKKKADAWFNSESTVVKTVHAKKLDVKSLNKGFSPLDVTFFLAVTKNAPKDMIEKLQKADKIIKETGRYDAILTQYRDALFLPN; from the coding sequence GTGAATTTTCATTTTAAAATGCTCGATTACAAAATATTTTTAATATATAAATTTAATATCTTTTTAAGATATTTTAGTTTTTTCATACTTATGATTAGCTCAAGACAAGTCTATGCCAATCAGACAATCACTTTGATGACACCTCCTTCACCCGCTGAATTTTATGTTAATGTTGCTAAAGAACTTTTTAAAATATCGAACACAGAATACCGCCAAGAAATTCATCCATTGCCAGATATTTTCAACATTATGAAAACTGTTGATCAAGAAAATCCTAAAATTTATTCAACAGTCGCAATTTTAAATGAGAAGAATTTAAATACATTTTATAATACGGGTCATATCGCCAATATTCAAACTGCATTTTTCTCATTAAAAGAAGCTAAATTAAATATCAATTCACTGGAAAGTGCCAAGAAGTTAAATAAAATTTGTGTCTGGCTTGATTCCGTTTTATATAAATATTTAATCAGTCAAGGTTTTGAAAATTTAGCTCCTGTTCCAACAGTTGCTCAGTGCGCAGATAATCTGTATAAAAAAAAAGCAGATGCTTGGTTTAACTCCGAAAGCACAGTCGTAAAAACTGTACATGCAAAAAAATTAGATGTTAAAAGTCTAAACAAAGGCTTTAGTCCTCTTGATGTCACATTTTTCTTAGCTGTAACAAAAAATGCTCCCAAAGATATGATTGAAAAACTTCAAAAAGCAGATAAAATAATTAAAGAAACTGGTAGATACGATGCAATTCTTACACAATATCGTGATGCTCTTTTCTTGCCAAATTAA
- the aspS gene encoding aspartate--tRNA ligase — MQTLRTHTCSEINTEHINQSVSLMGWVHSKRDLGGLIFIDMRDHYGITQVVIPPNTPFFSEASSVRSESVIQVKGKVVKREGAINKKIYTGEIEVIASDFTIESPSEILPFPVVNNLKQESDDTRLTYRYLDLRTEKMHKNILFRCHVIRYIREKMHALGFNEFSTPILTSSSPEGARDFLVPSRLHPGHFYALPQAPQQFKQLLMCSGFDKYFQIAPCFRDEDPRGDRSPGEFYQLDIEMSFVTQDEVFDIVEDLMYGLFENEAFTKRKITPLSNYDAKYIHNNRKIPCIPWHDAMDKYGIDKPDLRFALEMQNVEETLANTQFVVFSNTLAQKGIIRAIVLPNAAAQSRKFFEEADTFAKENGLGGLPWLAVKDGEWKGSIAKQLSDAEKKGLGSQLNLQNNDAVVFIVGINKLATQTAGGKVRLHLGEKLNLRNKDIWAFAWIVDFPMYEFNEDEQKIDFSHNPFSMPQGGMNSLQQKNPLDILAYQYDLICNGVELSSGAIRNHRRDIMKKAFEIAGYSEKVVESKFGALWNAFAFGAPPHGGIAPGIDRMIMLLLDEPNIREVITFPLNQKAMDLMMGAPGTVSERQLNDIHIQIKKL; from the coding sequence ATGCAAACTTTACGTACACATACATGCTCTGAAATCAATACTGAGCATATCAATCAGAGTGTTTCTCTTATGGGATGGGTTCATTCCAAACGCGATTTAGGAGGACTCATTTTTATTGATATGAGAGATCACTATGGTATCACTCAAGTTGTCATCCCACCAAATACTCCTTTCTTTTCCGAAGCAAGCAGTGTGCGCTCAGAGTCGGTTATTCAAGTTAAAGGCAAAGTTGTAAAACGAGAAGGCGCTATCAATAAAAAGATTTACACTGGTGAAATTGAAGTTATTGCAAGTGATTTCACTATTGAGTCACCATCAGAGATTTTACCCTTTCCAGTTGTAAACAATCTAAAACAAGAAAGTGATGACACTCGGCTCACCTATAGATATCTCGATTTACGTACCGAAAAAATGCATAAAAATATTTTATTTCGCTGTCATGTTATTCGTTATATTCGTGAAAAAATGCATGCTCTTGGCTTCAATGAATTCAGCACGCCCATTTTAACTAGCAGTTCGCCTGAAGGAGCAAGGGATTTCCTTGTCCCAAGTCGTCTACACCCGGGTCATTTTTACGCACTTCCTCAAGCACCACAACAATTCAAACAGCTCTTAATGTGTTCTGGTTTTGATAAATACTTCCAAATTGCTCCTTGTTTTAGAGACGAAGACCCTAGGGGAGACAGATCACCGGGAGAATTTTATCAACTCGATATTGAAATGAGCTTTGTAACCCAAGATGAAGTTTTTGATATTGTTGAAGATCTCATGTATGGCCTCTTTGAAAATGAAGCTTTTACCAAAAGAAAAATAACGCCTTTATCAAATTATGATGCAAAATATATTCATAACAATCGCAAAATCCCATGTATTCCTTGGCATGATGCAATGGATAAGTACGGCATTGACAAACCAGACTTGCGCTTTGCCCTTGAAATGCAAAATGTAGAAGAAACATTAGCAAACACACAATTTGTAGTATTTAGTAATACTCTTGCACAAAAAGGTATTATTCGCGCTATCGTGCTTCCAAATGCCGCCGCTCAAAGCCGTAAATTTTTTGAAGAAGCCGACACTTTTGCCAAAGAAAACGGACTTGGTGGACTCCCATGGCTTGCAGTCAAGGATGGTGAATGGAAAGGATCAATTGCCAAACAGCTCAGTGATGCAGAGAAAAAAGGTCTCGGCAGTCAACTAAATTTACAAAACAATGATGCAGTTGTTTTTATTGTCGGAATCAATAAGCTTGCGACCCAAACTGCCGGTGGCAAAGTTCGTCTGCACTTAGGTGAAAAACTCAATTTAAGAAATAAAGACATATGGGCATTTGCCTGGATCGTTGATTTCCCAATGTACGAATTCAATGAAGATGAACAAAAAATTGATTTCTCACACAATCCATTTTCTATGCCTCAAGGTGGTATGAATTCTTTACAACAAAAGAACCCCCTTGATATTTTAGCGTACCAGTATGACCTTATTTGTAATGGTGTTGAACTCTCGTCGGGTGCAATTCGCAATCATCGTAGAGACATTATGAAAAAGGCTTTTGAAATAGCGGGTTACTCTGAAAAAGTGGTTGAAAGTAAGTTTGGAGCACTTTGGAATGCATTTGCTTTTGGTGCACCTCCGCACGGAGGGATTGCACCAGGTATTGATCGTATGATCATGCTCCTTCTAGATGAACCAAATATTCGCGAAGTGATTACATTTCCGCTCAATCAAAAAGCCATGGATCTTATGATGGGTGCTCCTGGAACGGTATCTGAGCGACAACTGAACGATATTCATATTCAAATTAAAAAGCTTTAA
- the trmD gene encoding tRNA (guanosine(37)-N1)-methyltransferase TrmD, whose translation MKELLRFSAVTLFPEMFETIKSEGVIAKAIKKNIIQLETVYLRDFADNIRKNVDDKPIGGGDGMVLRPDITEKAILSVKTDATFIINLTPSGKVFNNSIAKNIAKKSHVLLLCGRYAGYDARVIAKHAHLNLSIGDFVLSGGELPAMCFIDTVARFVPGVLGNQLSAELDSFENGLLEAPQYTHPENFSGMKAPDILFSGNHKKISDFTRKEQLKITAQNRPDLILEHWDSLSRQEKVLVEKIWKFS comes from the coding sequence GTGAAAGAACTTTTGCGTTTTTCTGCCGTGACCCTTTTTCCAGAAATGTTCGAAACAATAAAAAGCGAAGGCGTCATCGCAAAAGCTATAAAAAAAAATATTATCCAACTTGAAACCGTTTACTTACGGGATTTTGCCGATAATATAAGAAAAAATGTGGACGACAAGCCTATTGGTGGTGGGGATGGCATGGTTCTCCGCCCTGATATCACCGAAAAAGCTATTTTGTCAGTCAAAACTGATGCAACATTTATCATAAATTTAACACCTTCAGGTAAAGTATTTAATAACTCAATTGCGAAAAATATTGCCAAAAAAAGCCATGTTCTATTACTCTGCGGTCGTTATGCGGGCTATGACGCACGAGTGATTGCAAAACATGCTCATTTAAATTTAAGTATCGGAGATTTTGTCCTATCAGGTGGTGAATTACCTGCAATGTGCTTTATCGACACAGTCGCTCGCTTTGTCCCTGGCGTCTTGGGCAATCAACTGAGCGCAGAATTAGATAGTTTTGAAAATGGCTTACTTGAAGCCCCTCAATACACACATCCCGAAAACTTTTCTGGTATGAAAGCTCCTGATATCCTTTTTTCTGGAAATCATAAGAAAATTTCTGATTTCACTCGAAAAGAGCAGCTCAAAATCACTGCACAAAACCGCCCCGATCTTATTCTTGAACACTGGGACTCTCTGAGTAGGCAAGAAAAAGTTTTAGTCGAAAAAATTTGGAAGTTTAGCTAA
- the rimM gene encoding ribosome maturation factor RimM (Essential for efficient processing of 16S rRNA): MTIKLEQLDENQLSSRGYIQFAQVGRPHGLKGAFFLKTEDRRTKWDGYKKLLIETPQGYHEKKVLKAYLSGNALALILEGFETRNEIESLYNKKIYVHKNEISVGKDEYIVGNLKGFQVIAENKGTIGEIIGVSSYGAQDNLEIKVIGTDKTALFPFVDSFIKKIDEENRSIEIVYVPEFFEDDEQ, from the coding sequence ATGACCATTAAATTAGAACAATTAGATGAAAACCAACTCTCTTCGCGAGGGTATATTCAGTTTGCGCAAGTAGGCCGCCCTCATGGTTTGAAGGGGGCATTTTTTTTGAAGACAGAAGACAGACGCACGAAATGGGACGGTTATAAAAAACTCTTGATAGAAACCCCGCAAGGATATCATGAAAAAAAGGTTCTAAAAGCTTATCTGAGCGGAAATGCCCTGGCATTGATCCTGGAAGGCTTCGAAACGCGCAACGAAATTGAGTCCTTATATAATAAAAAAATTTACGTGCATAAGAACGAAATATCTGTTGGCAAAGATGAGTATATTGTTGGCAACTTAAAAGGTTTTCAAGTTATTGCAGAAAACAAAGGAACAATTGGTGAAATAATCGGTGTCAGTTCCTATGGCGCACAAGATAATCTTGAAATCAAAGTCATTGGTACAGACAAAACCGCTCTCTTTCCCTTTGTCGATTCTTTTATTAAAAAGATAGATGAAGAGAATAGATCTATAGAAATAGTGTATGTACCTGAATTTTTTGAGGATGATGAGCAGTGA